TAAAAGCGGCCCCGAAGCGCGTCCCGCGCCGGTGAAGGACGCGAGACGATGACCGTGACGCCGCTGATCGAGCTCGAGACGCGGCTGCGCGAGCGGCTCGCCGGCACCCTCCCCGGGCTCGAGGCCCAGCGCCGCTTCATGCCGACGCCGCCGCGCACCGGCTGGAAGCCGGGGGAGTTTCCCTCCGACGCGCGGATTGCCGCAGGTCTGCTGCTGCTCTACCCCGGCGAGCGGGGCGCGTCCATCGCGCTGACCGTTCGCGCGAGCGGGCTGCGCCGCCACGCCGGACAGGTCAGCCTTCCGGGCGGCGCGACCGATCCGGGCGAAACCCTCACGCAGGCCGCGCTGCGCGAAGCGCACGAAGAGATCGGCATCGACCCGGCGGCGGTCCGCATTCTCGGCGAACTGACGCCGGTGCACGTGCTCGTCAGCGGCTTCACCCTGCACCCCGTCGTCGGCCTCTCGCACGCGCGCCCGTCGTTCCGGCCCGCGGCGCACGAGGTGCAAGCGATCGTCGAAGTCTCGGTGGACGATCTCAAGGACGCGTCGCGCATCCGCCAGGGAACCCGCACGCGCGAAGGGGTCGCGATCGAGTATCCCTACTTCGATCTGATGGGGCATCAGGTGTGGGGCGCGACGGCGATGATCCTCGGCGAATTCATCTGCCTGCTCTGAACTCAATAGACGAACGGGATCAGCTTCTTCACCCGCTTCTTGTAGGCGCGGTACTCGGGATAGGCCTGGAGCAGCAGGCGGTCTTCGATGTGCATCCGGGTGAAGGCCCCGGCCGTCACCGTCTCCGCCCATCCCAGCACCGGCCACGAGAAGTGATCCATTGCGCCGAGCCAGATGAAATGGATCAGCGCGGCGTAGATGGGATGACGCAGATAGGCGTACGGCCCCGTGGTGACGGGACCTGCGGGATCGGACCCGGCGCGGCGGCGAAACCAGAAGAAGGCCGCGATCATCACCGCCATCAGCGCCGCCTGCAGCAGGCGCAGCGGCCAGCGCGACGCAATCAGTGCGTCGTAGACGGCGAGCCCGATCACGCCGGCCACCATCGCGGCGAGGCTCAGCGCCGACAACGCACGCAGCACACCGGAGAGCCTATCGCAGCAGGCCGACGGGATCCACGCGCAGCGCGCGCCGCGCCGGAACGTAGCACGCGGCCAGCGCGACGGCGGCCACGGCCGCGGCCGTCAGCATGAACGCGGACGGATCGGTCGGCTGAATGCCGTAGAGCATTCCGCCGATGACGGCGGCAGCGGCCCGTGCCGCAACCAGACCGACGGCAATGCCGATGGCGGCGAGCACGAGCGCTTGCCGGAGCACCAGCGCCATCACCGCGGTTCCACGCGCGCCCAGGGCCAGGCGAATCGCGAACTCCTGGCGCCGCTCGCTCACCGACCACGCCATCATCGCGTAGATCCCGATCAGCGCCAGGGCGACCGCCAGCGCGCCGAAGCCGGTGACCAGCGTCGACAGGAACCGCGGCTTCGAAAGCGAGCGCTGCAGGTGCTGATCCATCGTGCGCAATCCGCCGAGCGGCAGCGCCGGATCGAGCTCGGCGACGGCGCGCCGGATCGACGGCGCGATCGCCATCGGATCCGTCTCCGTCCGCACCACGAACGCCATGAACGGGAAAGAACGCTGCGAGCCGGGCTGATAGACCTCGGGACGCGGTTCCGTGGACGGACCCAGGTGCCGGATGTCTCCCACCACGCCGACGACCCGCGCCCACTCGGTGTCGGACGAGAACCGCAGGCGCCGGCCGACCGGATCCTGTCCGGGCCAGGCGGCGCGCGCGAGCTGCTCGTTGATGACCACGACGGGCTCGGCCTGCCGGGTATCGGTGGCGCGCACATCCCGTCCGGCCTTCAGCGGGATCCCCATCGCCGCGAAGTAGCCCGGCGTCACGACCTGGTACCCGGCGCGCGGCTCGCTGCCCGCAGCCGGCGCCGGCACTCCCTCAGGCAGATAGGAGGTGCCGAAGTCGTCGCCGCCGATCGGCAGCGTCACCGCGGCGCCGACCGCGCGCACGCCGGGCACGCGTGTCAGCCGCGCCTGCAGTGCCTCGTAGAACTGCACCTGCCTGGCCTGGTACTCAGCGCGGTCGCCGGTGAGGGTGACGTCGAATGTGAGCAGGTTGCGGGTGTCGAGCCCGACGTCCACCCGGGTCAAATGCAGGAAGCTGCGCACGAACAGGACGGAGCCGACGAGCAGGACGACGGCGAGCGCGATCTCGGCGGCGACGAGCACGTCGCGCGCGCGTCCGGCGCGGCGCGTGCCGGATGCCCGCGCGCTGCCTTCGCTGAGCGCGCCCGACAGCGCGTCGCGCGACAATTGCAGTGCCGGAACGGCCCCGAACGCCAGGCCGCAGACGATCGAAGTGCCGAGCGCGAACACCAGCACGCGCGCGTCGAGCGGCAGCGGCTGATCGCCGATGAAGTCCGCGGGAGCGGCCGCGGCGAGCGCCGCGGATGCCCACCACGCGAGCACCAGACCGGCGGCGGCGCCGGCGAACGAGAGCACCGTCGCCTCGGTGAGCAGCTGCCTGGCCAGGCGTCCGCGAGTCGCGCCCAGCGCGCGGCGCAGCGCGAGATCGCGGCGGCGTGCCGCGCCGCGCCCGAGCAGCAGGCCGGCGACGTTGGCGCACGCGATCGCCAGCACCAGGGTGACCACGCCCGCGAGCACGAAGAGCGGGCGCTCGACCGGACCGAAGAACTGTTCGCGGATGGTGCGCAGCTTCGCGGTGCGGCCGCCGTCCTCGGGATGCTCGCTCGAGATCCGCGCCCCGACCGCCGCCAGTTCAGCGTTCGCCTGCGCCGGCGTCACCCCCGGCTTCAGCCGCGCCACGGCGCGGAGATAGCCTGCGTTGCGGCTCGCCGTCATGTCGCGATCTTCGTCGACGGCATTGCGCGGAATGTCCCCCGCGCCGGCCGGCACCCACAGCTCCGGACCGGGCGACGCTCCCGCGCGCGCGGTGATCGACGGCCAGAAGAAATCGGGGCGCATCACCGCGACGACCACGCGAGGGCGGCCGTTCAGCACGATCGTCCGCCCCACGATCGCCCGGTCCCCGCCGAACCGCCGCTTCCAGAGCGCGTGCGACAGCACGGCCGCCGCCGGATCGGCGGCGCCGGCGTGAAACGGCTCCCCGAGCAGCGGCCGCGCCCCGAGGACGTCGAAGAAACTGGACGATACGCTCGACGCCGCGATCCGCTCCGGATCTCCCCAGCCGGTGAGCGTGTAACTGAGGTGGCTGATGCCGGCGAAGCCGCTGAAGCTCGTCGTCTGGCGCCGCAGGTCGAGCATGCGGCCCGGTCCGAGGTTGTCCGTGTTCCCCTGATGCTGGTTCCAGACGAACACGAGGCGATCGCCGTCGGCGTAGGGCAGCGGCCGAAGCAGCGCGATGTTCAGCACGCTGAAGATCGCCGTGTTGGCACCGATGCCGAGCGCGAGCGTCAGCACGGCGACCGCGGTGAAGCCTGGCGCGCGCCGCAACCCGCGCAGCGCGTAGGCCGCGTCCTGCCGGAAATCCGTCCACATGCCGGTCCGCCTCTGTTGCCGCGCCGCCTGGTCGTCGATCGACCGGACCTGCCGCGTAATGGACTCGACGCTGCCGAAGCGGCGCCGCGCTTCCGCGCGGGCGGCATCCGGCGGAAGTCCGCGGGCGATCAGATCGCGCTCGTGCATCTCGAGGTGACACGCGATCTCGTCGTCTGCGTCGGCGCCGGTGTCGCGCCAGATGCCGCGCTCGGGGCGCCCGGAGGTGCTCATACCGCCTTGGACGGACGCCGCGCCTGCAGCGCCCGCGTCACCGCGACGGAAAAGCGATCCCAGCGCGACAGCTCGGCGCGGAGCTGCTGCCGTCCGCGCTCGGTCAGGGTGTACAACCGGACACGCCGGTTGGTATCCGACGTCGTCCACTGGGACGACACCAGCTCGCGCGCCTGCAGCCGGTGCAGCGCCGGGTACAGCGAGCCCTCTTCGACGAGAAGCTCATCCTCGGTCACCTGCTCGATCCAGCGGGCGATGCCGTAGCCGTGCAAAGGCCCCCAGCTCAGTGATTTGAGGATCAGCGTGGCGAGCGTCCCCTGCAGGAGATCGACGGTCGTGCTGCGGTCGGACATGCCTGCCATCATATACCTATGATGATATGTGTCGAGGCGCGGGCCACGTGGCAACCGGCTTGCTGTTTCGGCGCTCGTGATACACGACCTCTGGTACAAGAACGCGATCGTCTATTGCCTGAACGTCGAGACGTTCATCGACTCGAACGGCGACGGCATCGGCGACTTCGTCGGCCTCACCGACAAGCTGGCCTATCTCGCCGGGCTGGGCGTGACGTGCATCTGGCTGATGCCGTTCTACGGCTCGCCGAATCGCGACGACGGCTACGATGTGTCGGACTACTACGGCGTCCATCCGCGTACCGGCACGTTCGGCGACGTCGTCGAGTTCATGAACCGGGCGCGGCAGCTCGGGCTGCGGGTGATCGTCGATCTCGTCGTCAATCACACCTCCGTCGAGCATCCCTGGTTCAAGGCGGCGCGCCGCGACCCGGCGTCCCCCTACCGGCAGTACTACGTCTGGTCGAAGCGGCGGCCGCCCAACTGGAACAAGGGCATGGTGTTCCCCGGCGTCCAGAAGGCGACGTGGACGCGCGATCGGGTGGCGCGCGAGTACTACTTCCACCGGTTCTACGAATTCCAGGCCGACCTGAACACGCATCATCCGCCGGTCAAGGACGAGATCATGCGGATCATGGGATTCTGGCTGCAGCTCGGCGTGTCGGGGTTCCGCATGGATGCGGTGCCGTTCCTCATCGAGCGCAAGGGGGCGCACGTGCGTCCGTCGCGCGACTACGAGCTGCTGCACGAGATGCGCGACTTCCTGCAGTGGCGGCGGCGCGACGCGATCATGCTCGCCGAAGCGAACGTGCCGCCGAACCAGAGCATGCAGTACTTCGGCGACGCCGGCGATCGGCTGCAGATGATGCTGAACTTCTGGGTCAACCAGCGCATCTTCTATACGCTGGCCTGCGGCGATGCGCGGCCGCTGCGCAAGGCGCTCCTCGACACCTACCGGCGTCCGCACGCGTCGCAGTGGGGGGTGTTCCTGCGCGCCCACGACGAGCTCGATCTCGGCCGGCTCACGGCGCGCCAGCGCGAGGCGTGCTTCGCCGCGTTCGCGCCCGAGCCGCACATGTTGTTGTACGACCGCGGCATCCGCCGGCGGCTGGCGCCGATGCTGAACAACGATCGGCGGCGCATCGAGCTGGCGAACAGCCTGCTCTTCACGCTGCCCGGGACGCCGGTGATCCGCTACGGGGACGAGATCGGCATGGGGGACGATCTGAGCCTGCCGGAGCGCTACTCGGTGCGCACGCCGATGCAGTGGTCGGCGCAGCGGCACGGCGGCTTCACCACCGGGCGACGGCCGATCCGTCCGGTCATCGACGATCCGGTCTTCGGCTACACGCAGGTCAACGTCGCCGACCAGCGCCGCGATCCGAACTCGCTGCTGAACTGGACCGAGCGCGTCATCCGCACGCGCAAGGAATGCGCGGAGATCGGCTGGGGCAACTGGAAGCTGATCCCGCGGCTGCCCGATCACGTCCTCGGCATGCAGTACGAGTGGGACCACCGCTGCACGCTGGTGCTGCACAACTTCAGCGACACGCCGACGACGGTGCGGGTGCGGCCCGACGGCCTGCCGGCCTGCCCGCTGATCAACATGCTGTCGCAGGAGCGCAGCGAACCGGACGGGCGCGGCCGCCACACGATCGATCTGGAGCCGTACGGCTACCGCTGGCTGCGCATGGGCGACAGCGAGCGTCCGCTCACAGCCGGGCAACCTCGCCGGACGTGACCTCGCGCCAGCGTCCCGGCTGCAGGGTCCCCAGCTCGATCGGCCCGTACGCCACGCGCAGCAGCCGGCTGACGGAAAAAGGGGACTGTCCCCGTTTTTCGCACTGAAATTCTGAGTACATATGCTCGATTAGCCGTCGTATTTCACGGTTCTTGCCCTCGGTGAGTTCGACGATCAGGTGGGTCTCGCGCCGCGAGCGCTTGATGACCCGGGCGGACGCCGCCTTCAAGCCGCCGCGGCCGCGGACCATCGCGGCACAGTGCTCGTCCCCCAGCTCCCCCCGGACGGTGACCACGTAGCGCCGCACCAGCCCGCTCGCCGGATTCGTGAGCCGCTCGGCGAGCTGCGTATCGGTCGTGAGCAGCAGCAGACCGCTGGACGCG
This genomic window from Vicinamibacterales bacterium contains:
- a CDS encoding alpha-amylase family protein translates to MIHDLWYKNAIVYCLNVETFIDSNGDGIGDFVGLTDKLAYLAGLGVTCIWLMPFYGSPNRDDGYDVSDYYGVHPRTGTFGDVVEFMNRARQLGLRVIVDLVVNHTSVEHPWFKAARRDPASPYRQYYVWSKRRPPNWNKGMVFPGVQKATWTRDRVAREYYFHRFYEFQADLNTHHPPVKDEIMRIMGFWLQLGVSGFRMDAVPFLIERKGAHVRPSRDYELLHEMRDFLQWRRRDAIMLAEANVPPNQSMQYFGDAGDRLQMMLNFWVNQRIFYTLACGDARPLRKALLDTYRRPHASQWGVFLRAHDELDLGRLTARQREACFAAFAPEPHMLLYDRGIRRRLAPMLNNDRRRIELANSLLFTLPGTPVIRYGDEIGMGDDLSLPERYSVRTPMQWSAQRHGGFTTGRRPIRPVIDDPVFGYTQVNVADQRRDPNSLLNWTERVIRTRKECAEIGWGNWKLIPRLPDHVLGMQYEWDHRCTLVLHNFSDTPTTVRVRPDGLPACPLINMLSQERSEPDGRGRHTIDLEPYGYRWLRMGDSERPLTAGQPRRT
- a CDS encoding ABC transporter permease, which translates into the protein MSTSGRPERGIWRDTGADADDEIACHLEMHERDLIARGLPPDAARAEARRRFGSVESITRQVRSIDDQAARQQRRTGMWTDFRQDAAYALRGLRRAPGFTAVAVLTLALGIGANTAIFSVLNIALLRPLPYADGDRLVFVWNQHQGNTDNLGPGRMLDLRRQTTSFSGFAGISHLSYTLTGWGDPERIAASSVSSSFFDVLGARPLLGEPFHAGAADPAAAVLSHALWKRRFGGDRAIVGRTIVLNGRPRVVVAVMRPDFFWPSITARAGASPGPELWVPAGAGDIPRNAVDEDRDMTASRNAGYLRAVARLKPGVTPAQANAELAAVGARISSEHPEDGGRTAKLRTIREQFFGPVERPLFVLAGVVTLVLAIACANVAGLLLGRGAARRRDLALRRALGATRGRLARQLLTEATVLSFAGAAAGLVLAWWASAALAAAAPADFIGDQPLPLDARVLVFALGTSIVCGLAFGAVPALQLSRDALSGALSEGSARASGTRRAGRARDVLVAAEIALAVVLLVGSVLFVRSFLHLTRVDVGLDTRNLLTFDVTLTGDRAEYQARQVQFYEALQARLTRVPGVRAVGAAVTLPIGGDDFGTSYLPEGVPAPAAGSEPRAGYQVVTPGYFAAMGIPLKAGRDVRATDTRQAEPVVVINEQLARAAWPGQDPVGRRLRFSSDTEWARVVGVVGDIRHLGPSTEPRPEVYQPGSQRSFPFMAFVVRTETDPMAIAPSIRRAVAELDPALPLGGLRTMDQHLQRSLSKPRFLSTLVTGFGALAVALALIGIYAMMAWSVSERRQEFAIRLALGARGTAVMALVLRQALVLAAIGIAVGLVAARAAAAVIGGMLYGIQPTDPSAFMLTAAAVAAVALAACYVPARRALRVDPVGLLR
- a CDS encoding CoA pyrophosphatase — translated: MTVTPLIELETRLRERLAGTLPGLEAQRRFMPTPPRTGWKPGEFPSDARIAAGLLLLYPGERGASIALTVRASGLRRHAGQVSLPGGATDPGETLTQAALREAHEEIGIDPAAVRILGELTPVHVLVSGFTLHPVVGLSHARPSFRPAAHEVQAIVEVSVDDLKDASRIRQGTRTREGVAIEYPYFDLMGHQVWGATAMILGEFICLL
- a CDS encoding PadR family transcriptional regulator produces the protein MAGMSDRSTTVDLLQGTLATLILKSLSWGPLHGYGIARWIEQVTEDELLVEEGSLYPALHRLQARELVSSQWTTSDTNRRVRLYTLTERGRQQLRAELSRWDRFSVAVTRALQARRPSKAV
- a CDS encoding pseudouridine synthase, translated to MAASRYKPGRVALERALSKLRLASRRDARLLVRGGRVQVNGRTVTDPLAAVSPERDAIEVDRRRVVAPAWRTIALHKPRGYVTTRRDPEGRPTVFDLLGADAAGLAAVGRLDLASSGLLLLTTDTQLAERLTNPASGLVRRYVVTVRGELGDEHCAAMVRGRGGLKAASARVIKRSRRETHLIVELTEGKNREIRRLIEHMYSEFQCEKRGQSPFSVSRLLRVAYGPIELGTLQPGRWREVTSGEVARL